One window of Klebsiella quasivariicola genomic DNA carries:
- the sitC gene encoding iron/manganese ABC transporter permease subunit SitC: MSWLLEPFGYHYMLNAMWVSALVGGVCAFLSCYLMLKGWSLIGDALSHAIVPGVAGAYMLGLPFALGAFLSGGLAAGSMLFLQQRSRLKEDAIIGLIFSSFFGIGLFMVSLNPTSVNIQTIILGNILAIAPEDIIQLAAIGFISMAILLLKWKDLMVTFFDENHARSIGLNTRGLKLLFFTLLAACTVAALQTVGAFLVICLVVTPGATAWLLTDRFPRLLAIAVAIGSVTSFFGAWLSYYLDGATGGIIVVAQTLLFLITFIFAPKHGLLANRRRAREATC, from the coding sequence ATGAGCTGGCTGCTGGAGCCGTTTGGCTATCACTATATGCTCAATGCGATGTGGGTGTCGGCGCTGGTAGGCGGCGTCTGCGCCTTTCTCTCCTGCTACCTGATGCTCAAAGGCTGGTCGTTGATTGGCGACGCCCTCTCCCACGCGATTGTGCCAGGCGTCGCCGGGGCCTATATGCTCGGCCTGCCTTTCGCGCTCGGCGCGTTTCTCTCCGGCGGTCTGGCGGCGGGCAGCATGCTGTTTTTGCAGCAGCGGTCGCGGCTGAAAGAGGATGCCATTATCGGCCTGATCTTCTCCTCCTTCTTCGGGATCGGGCTGTTTATGGTGTCGCTGAATCCGACGTCGGTGAATATTCAGACCATTATCCTCGGCAACATTCTGGCCATCGCCCCGGAGGATATTATCCAGCTGGCGGCGATCGGCTTTATCTCGATGGCGATCCTGTTGCTGAAATGGAAAGACCTGATGGTGACCTTCTTTGATGAAAACCACGCCCGCTCGATTGGCCTGAACACCCGCGGCCTGAAGCTGCTGTTCTTTACCCTGCTGGCCGCCTGCACCGTGGCGGCGCTGCAGACCGTCGGCGCGTTTCTGGTCATCTGCCTGGTGGTGACTCCCGGGGCCACCGCGTGGCTGTTAACCGACCGCTTTCCGCGCCTGCTGGCCATCGCCGTGGCTATCGGCAGTGTGACCAGTTTCTTCGGCGCCTGGCTCAGTTACTATCTCGACGGCGCCACCGGCGGCATTATCGTGGTCGCGCAAACGCTGTTGTTCCTCATCACCTTTATCTTCGCGCCGAAGCACGGCCTGCTGGCCAACCGCCGTCGCGCCAGGGAGGCCACATGCTGA
- a CDS encoding manganese/iron ABC transporter ATP-binding protein, with the protein MNAVQAGLYVDQLTVTWRNGHTALRDASFSVPRGSIAALVGVNGSGKSTLFKALMGFVRVGRGEIAILGQPVNRALRQNLVAYVPQSEEVDWSFPVLVEDVVMMGRYGHMGWLRRAKPRDREIVDAALARVGMSEYRHRQIGELSGGQKKRVFLARAIAQQGQVILLDEPFTGVDVQTEARIISLLRELRAEGCTMLVSTHNLGSVSEYCDYTVMVKGTVLASGPTETTFTAENLERAFSGVLRHVALTGGEAQIITDDERPFISRRAAGGPQ; encoded by the coding sequence ATGAATGCAGTGCAAGCGGGTCTGTATGTCGACCAGCTCACCGTCACCTGGCGTAACGGCCACACTGCCCTGCGCGACGCCTCCTTCAGCGTACCGCGCGGCTCCATTGCCGCGCTGGTGGGCGTTAACGGCTCGGGTAAATCCACACTGTTTAAAGCGCTGATGGGCTTTGTGCGCGTCGGCCGCGGCGAGATCGCCATACTCGGCCAGCCGGTCAACCGCGCGCTGCGCCAGAACCTGGTCGCCTATGTCCCGCAGTCGGAAGAGGTGGACTGGTCCTTCCCGGTGCTGGTGGAGGATGTGGTGATGATGGGCCGCTACGGCCATATGGGCTGGCTGCGGCGGGCAAAGCCGCGCGATCGCGAGATTGTCGATGCCGCGCTGGCCCGCGTGGGCATGAGCGAGTACCGCCATCGGCAAATTGGCGAGCTCTCCGGCGGGCAGAAAAAGCGCGTTTTCCTTGCCCGCGCCATCGCTCAGCAGGGTCAGGTGATCCTGCTGGATGAGCCTTTCACCGGCGTCGATGTGCAGACCGAAGCGCGCATCATCAGCCTGCTGCGCGAACTCCGCGCTGAGGGTTGTACCATGCTGGTCTCCACCCATAACCTCGGGTCAGTGAGTGAATATTGCGATTATACGGTGATGGTAAAAGGCACCGTGCTGGCCAGCGGCCCGACGGAAACCACCTTCACCGCCGAGAATCTGGAGCGGGCTTTCAGCGGCGTGCTGCGCCACGTCGCCCTGACCGGCGGGGAAGCGCAGATTATCACCGATGACGAACGGCCGTTTATCAGCCGGCGCGCGGCGGGAGGCCCGCAATGA
- a CDS encoding metal ABC transporter substrate-binding protein, whose protein sequence is MQHLTPLKSLLLASALALLAAAPATAQEKFRVITTFTVIADMAQNVAGDAADVSSITKPGAEIHDYQPTPGDIKRAQGAQLILSNGLNLERWFARFYQHLQGVPEVVVSDGIQPMGISAGPYSGKPNPHAWMSADNALIYVDNIRDALVKYDPPHADTYRRNAEAYKEKIRQTMAPLQARLAQLPADKRWLVTSEGAFSYLARDYGLRELYLWPINADQQGTPQQVRKVIDTMKKERIPTIFSESTISDKPARQVAREAGAHYGGVLYVDSLSAADGPVPTWLDLLRVTTETIVNGIQDGMRKQP, encoded by the coding sequence ATGCAACACCTGACACCGCTGAAATCATTGCTGCTGGCCAGCGCGCTGGCTCTGCTGGCCGCGGCGCCGGCCACCGCGCAGGAGAAATTCAGGGTTATCACCACCTTCACGGTTATCGCCGATATGGCGCAGAACGTGGCGGGCGATGCCGCCGACGTCAGCTCCATCACCAAACCGGGCGCAGAGATCCATGATTACCAGCCCACGCCAGGCGATATCAAACGCGCGCAGGGGGCGCAGCTAATCCTCAGCAATGGGCTTAATCTCGAACGGTGGTTTGCCCGCTTCTATCAGCACTTACAGGGCGTTCCGGAGGTGGTGGTCAGCGACGGGATCCAGCCGATGGGCATCAGCGCAGGACCCTATAGCGGGAAGCCCAATCCCCATGCCTGGATGTCGGCAGATAACGCCCTGATCTATGTCGATAATATTCGCGATGCGCTGGTGAAATACGATCCGCCTCACGCCGACACCTATCGCCGTAACGCTGAGGCCTATAAAGAAAAGATCCGCCAGACCATGGCGCCGCTGCAGGCCAGACTGGCGCAACTGCCGGCGGATAAGCGCTGGCTGGTCACCAGCGAGGGGGCCTTCTCCTATCTGGCCCGCGACTATGGTCTGCGCGAACTGTATCTGTGGCCGATCAATGCCGACCAGCAGGGCACTCCGCAACAGGTGCGCAAGGTTATCGACACCATGAAGAAAGAACGCATCCCGACCATCTTCAGCGAAAGCACCATCTCCGATAAACCGGCGCGTCAGGTGGCGCGCGAAGCCGGGGCCCACTACGGCGGCGTGCTGTATGTCGATTCGCTGAGCGCCGCCGACGGTCCGGTGCCGACCTGGCTCGACCTGCTGCGCGTCACCACAGAAACCATCGTTAACGGTATCCAGGACGGGATGAGGAAGCAGCCATGA
- a CDS encoding LacI family DNA-binding transcriptional regulator has translation MPTIDDVSRLANVSRATVSRVLTGTRGVREESREAVLRAVEELNYRPSFAAQNLASQTSSHVGLVISAQDESHGARLLPLLSQALKGLNKSLLVQYVSDPVEQAAVIDDLQRQCVAVVVLGAVAADAPRNVIAFDRFGVAGSNSQGYDFAFATESACRYVIGKGHRNIALLVDSDSDDASRQMLEGYRNVLQNYSIPFNRQLVLTANDDVEQALLTLINSFSKYSVIIVKRDRYAAEAMRLLREFTIAVPQEVSLLSLEDSPLASLLYPPLTCISWPLEALLENCIQRIRSLIDDRPTFTAEGRSLAGRLIPRQSVADIA, from the coding sequence ATGCCAACGATTGATGATGTTTCAAGATTAGCGAATGTCTCAAGAGCGACGGTTTCCCGCGTGCTGACCGGCACCCGGGGCGTGCGCGAAGAGAGCCGGGAAGCTGTGCTGCGGGCCGTTGAAGAACTCAACTATCGCCCGAGCTTTGCCGCGCAAAACCTCGCCAGTCAGACATCCAGCCATGTTGGTCTGGTGATTTCCGCGCAGGACGAAAGCCACGGCGCGCGTCTGCTGCCGCTGCTCTCTCAGGCGCTGAAAGGGCTGAATAAAAGCCTGCTGGTCCAGTACGTCAGCGACCCGGTAGAGCAGGCGGCGGTAATCGACGATCTGCAGCGCCAGTGCGTGGCGGTGGTGGTGCTGGGCGCCGTTGCCGCCGACGCGCCGCGCAACGTTATCGCCTTCGACCGCTTCGGCGTCGCCGGGAGCAACAGCCAGGGCTATGACTTCGCCTTCGCCACTGAAAGCGCCTGCCGCTATGTGATTGGCAAGGGACACCGCAACATCGCCCTGCTGGTGGACAGCGACAGCGACGATGCCAGCCGCCAGATGCTGGAAGGCTACCGCAACGTCCTGCAGAACTACTCCATTCCTTTTAACCGCCAGCTGGTGCTGACGGCCAACGATGACGTCGAGCAGGCGCTGCTGACCTTAATTAACAGCTTCAGTAAATACTCGGTCATTATCGTTAAACGCGACCGCTATGCGGCCGAGGCGATGCGCCTGCTGCGCGAATTCACCATCGCCGTCCCGCAGGAGGTTTCCCTGCTGAGCCTTGAGGATTCCCCCCTCGCCTCGCTGCTCTATCCGCCGCTGACCTGCATCTCCTGGCCACTGGAGGCGCTGCTGGAAAACTGTATTCAGCGTATTCGCAGCCTGATTGACGACCGGCCAACCTTCACCGCCGAGGGCCGCTCGCTGGCTGGCCGCCTGATCCCGCGCCAGTCGGTCGCCGATATCGCCTGA
- a CDS encoding ROK family protein — protein sequence MLHLGIDIGGTKMEAVLLDPAGECVQRLRRPTHKESYDAFMRQLLTLIADMRAVSPQPFTLGLGLPGAIDPQSERIKNCNCLVLNGHDLRRDIMQQLGQPVWMANDADCFTLSEAVDGAGAGATTVFGVIIGTGCGGGIAVHQQLLSGPNAIAGEWGHNPLPGYTPERDGPPQPCYCGKTNCIESFLSGTGFARRYGEQARAEAIIAAAQNGDPRALAHWRHFIDAFARSLASVINILDPQVIVLGGGLSNVSQIYRDLPAAIVPWIFSDSCRTQIKPARFGDASGVRGAAWLPRLASAADGRR from the coding sequence ATGTTACATCTTGGAATAGATATTGGCGGCACCAAAATGGAAGCCGTACTGCTGGATCCGGCGGGCGAATGCGTTCAGCGTCTGCGCCGGCCGACCCACAAAGAGAGCTATGACGCCTTTATGCGTCAGCTGCTAACCCTTATTGCCGATATGCGTGCGGTCAGCCCGCAGCCGTTCACCCTGGGGCTCGGCCTGCCCGGGGCTATCGATCCGCAAAGTGAGCGTATTAAAAACTGCAACTGCCTGGTGCTCAACGGCCACGATCTGCGCCGGGATATCATGCAGCAGCTTGGCCAGCCGGTGTGGATGGCAAACGATGCCGACTGCTTCACCCTTTCGGAGGCGGTGGATGGCGCCGGCGCCGGGGCCACCACCGTCTTCGGGGTGATTATCGGTACCGGCTGCGGCGGCGGGATTGCCGTTCATCAACAGCTGCTCAGCGGCCCCAACGCTATCGCCGGTGAATGGGGGCATAATCCGCTGCCGGGCTATACTCCTGAGCGCGATGGCCCGCCGCAGCCCTGCTACTGCGGCAAAACAAACTGCATCGAAAGCTTTCTCTCCGGCACCGGCTTCGCCCGCCGCTATGGGGAACAGGCGCGTGCGGAAGCCATTATCGCCGCGGCGCAAAACGGCGATCCGCGCGCACTGGCCCACTGGCGCCATTTTATCGACGCCTTTGCCCGCAGCCTGGCGTCGGTGATCAATATTCTCGACCCGCAGGTGATTGTGCTGGGCGGCGGTCTGTCCAACGTCAGCCAGATCTATCGCGATCTGCCTGCCGCCATCGTGCCGTGGATCTTCTCCGACAGCTGTCGTACGCAGATCAAACCGGCCCGCTTCGGCGACGCCAGCGGCGTGCGCGGCGCGGCCTGGCTGCCCCGGCTGGCCAGCGCTGCGGACGGGCGGCGGTAG
- a CDS encoding PTS lactose/cellobiose transporter subunit IIA yields MELEEQVMGIIINAGQSRSLCYEALHAAKAGDFATADAKMQEAAHYSREAHLVQTQLIEADEGEGKTKMTLVMVHAQDHLMTSILAKELIAELIAIYRAQPLHA; encoded by the coding sequence ATGGAATTAGAAGAACAGGTGATGGGGATCATCATCAACGCCGGTCAGTCACGCAGCCTGTGCTACGAAGCGCTGCACGCCGCCAAAGCGGGTGATTTCGCCACCGCCGACGCCAAAATGCAGGAAGCGGCCCACTATTCCCGTGAGGCGCACCTTGTGCAGACCCAGCTTATCGAAGCTGACGAAGGCGAGGGAAAAACCAAAATGACGCTGGTGATGGTCCATGCTCAGGATCACCTGATGACCTCCATTCTGGCGAAAGAGCTGATTGCCGAACTGATAGCGATTTACCGCGCGCAACCGCTTCACGCCTAG
- a CDS encoding PTS sugar transporter subunit IIC: MSSLYAKLIDVIERQITPLAGAIGQQKYVTSIRDGFITALPFMIVGSFLLVFIFPPFSPDTTWGFARAWLQFSLDHRDALMLPFNFSMGVMTLFIAVGIAASLAKHHHLDSLTAGMLSLMSFLLVAAPLKEGQISTAYFSGQGIFTAILVAIYSTELYAFLKRHNITIRLPPEVPAGVARSFEILIPVLAIILTLHPLNLFIEAQLGMIIPEAIMSLVKPLVAASDTLPAILLSVLVCQVLWFAGIHGALIVTGIMNPFWMANLSVNQAAMAAGTAIPHIYVQGFWDHYLLIGGVGSTLPLALMLLRSKAVHLRTIGRMGVVPGVFNINEPILFGAPIIMNPLFFLPFVLVPMVNATLAYFALKLDLVSRVVSMTPWTTPAPIGASWAANWSFSPVILCLICMATAMVMYLPFLKAYEKQLLAQERENAVGQADNAAQTA; this comes from the coding sequence ATGAGCTCTCTGTACGCTAAATTGATCGATGTGATCGAACGGCAGATCACGCCGCTGGCCGGCGCGATCGGCCAGCAAAAATACGTGACCTCGATCCGCGACGGCTTTATCACTGCCCTGCCCTTTATGATCGTCGGCTCGTTTTTGCTGGTGTTTATCTTTCCGCCGTTTTCTCCGGATACGACCTGGGGCTTTGCCCGCGCCTGGCTGCAATTTTCGCTCGATCATCGCGATGCGCTGATGCTGCCGTTCAACTTCAGCATGGGGGTGATGACCCTGTTCATTGCCGTCGGGATCGCCGCCAGCCTCGCCAAGCACCATCACCTGGACTCGCTGACCGCCGGGATGCTGTCGCTGATGTCGTTTCTGCTGGTGGCCGCGCCGCTGAAAGAGGGCCAGATCTCTACGGCCTACTTCTCCGGCCAGGGGATCTTTACCGCCATTCTGGTGGCCATCTATTCCACCGAGCTGTACGCCTTCCTCAAACGGCATAACATCACCATTCGCCTGCCGCCGGAAGTACCCGCCGGGGTGGCGCGTTCGTTTGAAATCCTGATCCCGGTGCTGGCGATCATTCTGACGCTGCATCCGCTGAACCTGTTTATCGAGGCTCAGCTGGGGATGATCATTCCGGAAGCGATCATGTCGCTGGTGAAACCGCTGGTCGCCGCCTCCGATACGCTGCCGGCGATCCTGCTGTCAGTGCTGGTCTGTCAGGTGCTGTGGTTCGCCGGGATCCACGGCGCGCTGATCGTCACCGGGATCATGAACCCGTTCTGGATGGCCAACCTGTCGGTCAATCAGGCGGCGATGGCGGCAGGTACTGCTATCCCGCACATCTATGTGCAGGGCTTCTGGGATCACTATCTGCTGATCGGCGGCGTCGGATCCACCCTGCCGCTGGCGCTGATGCTGTTGCGCAGCAAGGCCGTGCATCTGCGGACGATCGGCCGGATGGGGGTCGTGCCTGGGGTCTTCAATATTAACGAACCAATTCTGTTTGGCGCGCCGATCATCATGAACCCGCTGTTTTTCCTGCCGTTCGTGCTGGTGCCGATGGTCAACGCAACCCTGGCGTACTTTGCGCTGAAGCTGGACCTGGTCAGCCGCGTAGTGTCGATGACGCCGTGGACAACGCCGGCCCCCATCGGCGCCTCATGGGCGGCGAACTGGAGCTTTAGCCCGGTGATCCTGTGCCTCATCTGTATGGCCACCGCCATGGTGATGTACCTGCCATTTCTCAAAGCTTACGAAAAACAGCTGCTGGCCCAGGAGCGTGAAAACGCCGTCGGCCAGGCTGACAACGCGGCGCAAACCGCTTAA
- a CDS encoding PTS sugar transporter subunit IIB, whose translation MKKIMLCCSAGMSTSLLMKKMIAEAEQRGLAVEINAYGVAEFAEQVGHYQVVLLGPQVKYMQQDLQKQADKYGIRVEPINMMDYGMQKGAAVLDFALSLIENKN comes from the coding sequence ATGAAAAAAATAATGTTGTGTTGTTCGGCAGGCATGTCCACCAGCCTGCTGATGAAAAAAATGATCGCGGAAGCCGAACAGCGGGGTCTGGCGGTAGAGATCAACGCCTATGGCGTAGCGGAGTTCGCCGAACAGGTCGGCCATTATCAGGTGGTGCTGCTGGGGCCGCAGGTGAAATACATGCAGCAGGATCTGCAAAAACAGGCGGATAAATACGGTATCCGCGTCGAACCCATCAATATGATGGACTACGGCATGCAAAAAGGCGCCGCGGTCCTCGATTTCGCCCTTTCCCTTATCGAAAACAAAAACTAA
- a CDS encoding PTS sugar transporter subunit IIC — translation MNIQLMNVAVDIIEQRLAPLANVLTRNNHITAMRDSFALAMPFVIVGSLLVPILFPPVSIDGASRFGQVYLLLRPILLPTFQLTIGLVALIVAFGASASLAKQYRLPERLCGLTGSLAFLLFIGFRESAVSNVYLGGMGIFTALISSTYSIEIIRFFYKKGWCIRLPDEVPLMTRNGFQLLIPLLVVMLSISVMNAILLQTTGRIVPELISEAVRPLVLASDTLMAVLISLFICNLLWFIGIHGALIITGIMNPFWMTYLFENQQALAAGSPTLPHIYLQGFWDFYLLIGGIGSTLPLVLMAMRSRSRQLKSVAKIGLLPSLFNINEPILFGFPVIMNPVFLLPFLFVPLINACIAWYLTQLGILDRAVAMLPWSMPSPLGAAWSANGSWKNLCMSLFAMFNAWMLYRPFFKVYERQLAETER, via the coding sequence ATGAACATTCAGTTAATGAATGTGGCCGTGGACATCATCGAGCAGCGGCTGGCGCCGCTGGCGAATGTCCTGACGCGCAACAACCACATTACGGCGATGCGCGATAGCTTTGCGCTGGCAATGCCCTTTGTGATTGTTGGCAGCCTGTTGGTTCCCATTTTGTTTCCGCCCGTTTCCATCGACGGCGCCTCGCGTTTCGGCCAGGTCTATTTGCTGCTGCGGCCTATCCTGCTGCCGACCTTTCAGCTAACCATTGGCCTGGTGGCGCTGATTGTCGCCTTCGGCGCCAGCGCCAGCCTCGCCAAGCAGTACCGCCTGCCGGAACGGCTGTGCGGTTTAACCGGGTCTCTGGCGTTTTTGCTGTTTATCGGCTTTCGCGAGAGCGCGGTGAGCAACGTTTATCTCGGCGGCATGGGGATATTTACCGCCCTGATATCCAGCACCTATTCCATTGAGATAATTCGCTTTTTCTACAAAAAAGGCTGGTGTATTCGCTTGCCTGATGAAGTGCCGCTGATGACCCGCAACGGCTTTCAACTGCTGATCCCGCTGCTGGTGGTGATGCTGTCGATAAGCGTGATGAATGCCATACTGCTGCAGACCACCGGGCGCATCGTACCGGAGTTAATCAGTGAAGCGGTGCGGCCGCTGGTGCTGGCGTCCGACACGCTGATGGCGGTACTTATCTCTTTATTTATCTGTAACTTACTCTGGTTTATTGGTATCCACGGCGCGCTGATTATTACCGGGATCATGAACCCGTTCTGGATGACCTATCTGTTTGAAAATCAGCAGGCGCTGGCGGCGGGTTCGCCAACGCTGCCGCATATTTATCTGCAGGGGTTCTGGGATTTTTACCTGCTGATCGGTGGTATTGGCTCCACTTTGCCGCTGGTGCTGATGGCGATGCGCAGTCGCTCGCGGCAGCTGAAAAGCGTGGCCAAGATTGGCCTGCTGCCGTCGCTGTTTAATATCAACGAGCCGATACTGTTTGGTTTTCCGGTGATCATGAACCCGGTTTTTTTACTGCCGTTTCTCTTTGTTCCACTGATAAACGCCTGTATCGCATGGTATTTAACTCAGCTGGGTATTCTCGATCGCGCGGTGGCGATGCTGCCATGGTCGATGCCTTCCCCGCTGGGGGCGGCATGGTCGGCGAACGGCAGCTGGAAAAATCTGTGTATGAGCCTGTTCGCGATGTTTAACGCCTGGATGCTCTATCGTCCCTTCTTCAAAGTGTACGAACGTCAGCTCGCGGAAACCGAACGCTGA
- a CDS encoding maltoporin, with the protein MIKLKHSIPLALLSLAGTSNMACADPKYDFALHGYIRSGILANSDGNRADSVGLMPDGKWRLGNEEDTKIELIPTVTLTADSGVVAKVQANLTHQSKCTSDWNCQDDDGHDVQFREGFAELSNLDFAPEMTFWAGKRYSSSNTSSHQFDWEYIQYNGTGGGFDNMDLGFARFDAGVYAFSPTDETKAYPVDKGDQGYPDDYSLNLWLKKIAGTGFDLELIGHHMNRNENHPTSAEKGYGVTGIYNFDGFYGLTGGYSRLALQYGKGLAAGDSLGKNGWGWANLENTQSWRVVLDSVASMGDLEISTFAFWQKDKNYRWWTEDENGWGRSMWVAGIRPYHQITRNFAMQYELGYEYLDDKNYKGVNGKGKGGLTKVTVAPTLTFDSGFWARPQLRFFVTYAKWDKGVSDALDGNYNWDTNTITAGGYSRSGSTDTVNFGVQAEVWF; encoded by the coding sequence ATGATAAAGCTGAAACATTCAATACCTCTGGCTCTCCTCTCGCTGGCAGGGACCAGCAACATGGCCTGCGCCGATCCGAAGTATGATTTTGCGCTGCATGGCTATATCCGCTCCGGGATCCTGGCCAATTCCGATGGCAACCGCGCGGACTCTGTCGGCCTGATGCCGGACGGCAAATGGCGACTCGGCAACGAAGAAGACACCAAGATCGAACTGATCCCCACCGTGACGCTGACGGCGGACAGCGGCGTGGTGGCGAAAGTGCAGGCCAACCTCACTCACCAGTCGAAATGTACCTCCGACTGGAACTGTCAGGATGACGATGGCCATGACGTGCAGTTTCGTGAAGGGTTCGCCGAGCTGAGCAATCTGGATTTTGCGCCGGAGATGACTTTCTGGGCCGGTAAGCGCTACAGCAGCTCCAACACCTCCAGCCATCAGTTCGACTGGGAGTACATTCAGTACAACGGCACCGGCGGCGGCTTCGACAACATGGATCTCGGCTTCGCCCGCTTCGACGCCGGGGTCTACGCCTTTTCACCCACCGATGAAACCAAAGCCTACCCGGTGGATAAGGGAGATCAGGGCTACCCGGATGACTATTCCCTCAACCTGTGGCTGAAAAAGATCGCGGGGACAGGCTTCGATCTGGAGCTGATCGGCCACCACATGAACCGTAACGAAAACCATCCGACTTCCGCCGAGAAGGGCTATGGCGTGACCGGTATTTATAACTTTGACGGCTTCTACGGCCTGACTGGAGGCTACTCCCGCCTCGCATTGCAGTACGGCAAAGGGCTGGCGGCGGGCGACTCGCTGGGTAAAAACGGCTGGGGCTGGGCCAACCTGGAAAACACCCAGTCCTGGCGAGTGGTGCTGGATAGCGTGGCCTCGATGGGCGATCTGGAGATCTCCACCTTCGCTTTCTGGCAGAAAGATAAAAACTACCGCTGGTGGACGGAAGATGAAAATGGCTGGGGACGCTCGATGTGGGTCGCCGGTATCCGCCCTTATCATCAGATCACCCGCAACTTTGCCATGCAATATGAGCTGGGCTACGAATACCTTGATGACAAAAACTACAAAGGGGTGAACGGCAAAGGCAAAGGCGGCCTGACTAAAGTCACCGTTGCGCCAACGCTGACCTTTGACTCCGGCTTCTGGGCACGCCCGCAGCTGCGCTTCTTCGTCACCTATGCGAAGTGGGATAAAGGCGTATCCGATGCGCTGGACGGCAACTACAACTGGGATACCAATACCATCACCGCCGGCGGGTACTCCCGCAGTGGCTCAACCGACACCGTTAACTTCGGCGTACAGGCCGAAGTCTGGTTCTAA